One Streptomyces sp. 840.1 genomic window, AACAACCTGGACCCCGAGGTCGCCGAGCACCCCGACAAGCTCGTCGTCTACGGCGGCACGGGCAAGGCGGCCCGCGACTGGCGCTCGTTCGACGCGATGGTGCGCACGCTGCGGACGCTCAAACAGGACGAGACGATGCTCGTGCAGTCCGGGCGGCCGGTCGGCGTCATGCAGACGCACGAGTGGGCTCCGCGCGTGCTCATCGCCAACTCCAACCTGGTGGGCGACTGGGCGAACTGGGAGGAGTTTCGCCGCCTGGAGGCGCTCGGGCTCACCATGTACGGCCAGATGACCGCCGGATCGTGGATCTACATCGGCACCCAGGGCATCCTTCAGGGCACCTACGAGACCTTCGCCGCGGTCGCCGCCAAGAAGTTCGGCGGCACGCTGGCCGGGACGATCACGCTGACCGCCGGACTCGGCGGCATGGGAGGCGCCCAGCCGCTCGCCGTCACGATGAACGACGGCGTCGCGATCTGTATCGACGTGGACCCGCGCGCCATCGAGCGCCGCATCGAGCACCGCTTCCTGGACGTGCGCGCCGACTCGCTGGAGCACGCGCTGCAGCTCGCCGTCGAGGCGCGGGACGCCCGCAAGCCGCTCTCCATCGGCCTGCTCGGCAACGCCGCGGAGCTGCTGCCCCGGATGCTCGCGGAGGGCGCCCCGGTCGACATCGTCACCGACCAGACCAGCGCGCACGACCCCCTCGCCTACCTGCCGGCCGGGGTCGACTTCGACGACATGGCCCACTACGCCGCCGAGAAGCCCGCCGACTTCACCGTGCGCGCCCGTGAGTCGATGGCGAAGCACGTCGAGGCGATGGTCGGCTTCATGGACGCGGGCGCCGAGGTCTTCGACTACGGCAACTCGATCCGGGGCGAGGCCCAGCTCGCGGGCTACGGGCGGGCCTTCGACTTCCCGGGCTTCGTGCCCGCGTACATCCGGCCGCTCTTCTGCGAGGGCAAGGGCCCGTTCCGCTGGGCCGCGCTGTCCGGCGAGGCCTCCGACATCCGCAAGACCGACAAGGCGCTGCTCGAACTCTTCCCGGAGAACGAGTCGCTGCACCGCTGGATCAAGATGGCCGGCGAGCGCGTCCAGTTCCAGGGGCTGCCCGCCCGCATCTGCTGGCTCGGCTACGGCGAGCGGGACCGGGCCGGCGAGCGGTTCAACGACATGGTGGCGAGCGGTGAGCTGGCCGCGCCGCTGGCCATCGGCCGCGACCACCTGGACTGCGGCTCGGTGGCCTCCCCGTACCGGGAGACCGAGGCGATGCTCGACGGCTCCGACGCGATCGCGGACTGGCCGCTGCTGAACGCGATGGTGAACGTGGCGTCCGGCGCCTCCTGGGTCTCCATCCACCACGGCGGCGGCGTGGGCATGGGCCGCTCCATCCACGCGGGCCAGGTGTCGGTGGCCGACGGTACGAAGCTGGCCGGCGAGAAGATCCGGCGGGTGCTGACGAACGACCCGGGCATGGGCGTCATCCGGCACGTGGACGCGGGGTACGACATCGCGGATTCGGTCGCCTCGGACAAGGGCGTGCGGGTGCCGATGCGGGAGGGCGAGGCGTGACGGCCACGGGCGGACCTCGGCCCACCCTGTCCTTCCAGGACATGTGGCGGGAGCTCGCTCCGATCGGACGGCACCCGGACAGCGGCGGCTACCGCCGTTACGCCTGGACCGCCGCCGACACCGACTGCCGCGCGTGGTTCCGGGCGCAGGCCGAGGCCCGCGGGCTGGCCCTGGAGACCGACCGCAACGGCAACCAGTGGGCCTGGCTCGGCGACCCGCTGGCCGGGGACGCCGTCGTCACCGGCTCGCACCTCGACTCGGTACCGGACGGCGGCGCCTTCGACGGACCCCTCGGCGTCGTCTCCTCCTTCGCCGCGCTCGATGAACTCCGCGACAGGGGTGTGGAGTTCACCCGGCCGCTGGCCATCACCAACTTCGGTGACGAGGAGGGCGCCCGGTTCGGCCTCGCCTGCGTCGGCTCCCGGCTCGCCGCCGGACAGCTGACCGTCGAGGCCGCGCACCGGCTCCGGGACGGGGACGGCGTCACACTCCCGCAGGCCATGGAGGCGGCCGGACACGACCCCGACGCCATCGGCCCCGACCCCGAACGGCTCGCCCGTATCGGCGCGTTCGTCGAACTCCACGTCGAGCAGGGCCGCGCCCTGGACCTCACCGGTGACCCCGTCGGCATCGCCTCCGCGATCTGGCCGCACGGCCGCTGGCGGTTCGACTTCCGGGGCGAGGCCAACCACGCGGGCACCACCCGGCTCGCCGACCGGCGCGACCCGATGCTCACGTACGCCGAGACGGTGCTCGCCGCCCGCCGGGAGGCGGAGCTGGCCGGCGCCCTCGCCACCTTCGGCAAGATCGCCGTCGAGCCGAACGGCGTCAACGCCATCCCCTCCCTCGTGCGCGGCTGGCTCGACTCCCGGGCCGCCGACCAGGACACCCTGGACACCGTCGTCACCGGGATCGAACGGGCGGCCCGGGAACACGCCGAACGGGCCGGAATCGATCTCGACGTCGTACGGGAGTCCTTCACGCCCGTGGTGGAGTTCCAGCACGCCCTGCGCGACGAACTGGGCACGATCCTGAAGGGCGCCGCCCGGGGCAACGGCGGCGCCGCCCCCGTGCTCGGCACCGGAGCGGGACACGATGCGGGTATTTTGTCCGCTTCGGCCCCTACCGCCATGCTGTTCGTCCGCAACCCCACCGGGATCTCGCACTCGCCGGCCGAGTACGCCGCCGAGGACGACTGCGTGGCCGGGGTGATCGCACTCGCCGATGTACTGGAAGGTCTCGCGTGCCGATGACGACGGAGTCCACGACGCAGCCCACTGCGCAGCCGACGGGCCGGCCCGTCACCGCGACGTACTGGCTCTCGCACGCCTGGCTCGGCACGCATGTCGAGCCGGGCGTGGTCCTGGAGGTGTCCGACGGCCTGATCGCCGGGGTGCGGACGGGAGTCGACTCCCCGCCGCCCGGCGCCACCGTGCTGCGCGGCCTCACCCTGCCCGGTCTCGCCAACACCCACTCGCACGCCTTCCACCGCGCCCTGCGCTCGACCGTCCAGGTCGGCTCCGGCACCTTCTGGACCTGGCGCGAGACCATGTACCAGGTAGCGGCCCGGCTCACCCCCGAGACGTACTACGAACTGGCCCGCGCGGTGTACGCCGAAATGGCGCTGGCAGGCATCACCGCGGTCGGTGAATTCCACTATCTGCACCACGCGCCCGGCGGCACCCCCTACAGCGACCCGAACGCGATGGGCGTGGCCCTGATCGAGGCCGCGCGCGAGGCGGGCATCCGAATCACCTTGCTGGACACCGCCTACCTCGCCGCCGGGTTCGGCCGCCGCCCCTCCCAGTACCTGAAGCCGGACCGGCACCAACTGCGCTTCTCCGACACCACCGCCGATGCCTGGGCCGAGCGCGCCTCCCTCCTCAAGGGCGACGAACACGCCCTGATCGGGGCGGCCGTCCACTCCGTGCGCGCCGTGCCCGCCGACCAGCTCGCCACCGTCGCGGCCTGGGCCCAGGAGAGGCGGGCGCCCCTCCATGTCCACCTCTCCGAGCAGACCGCGGAGAACGACGCCTGCCTCGCCGCCCACGGCCGCACCCCCACCCGGCTCCTCGCCGACCACGGGGTGCTCGGCCCGCGCACCACCGGCGTGCACAACACCCACCTCACCGACGAGGACATCGCGCTGATCGGCTCCACGGCCACCGGCACCTGCATGTGCCCGACCACCGAACGCGACCTCGCCGACGGCATCGGCCCCGCCGTCGCCCTCCAGCGCGCCGGCTCCCCGCTCTCGCTCGGCAGCGACAGTCATGCCGTGATCGACCTCTTCGAGGAGGCCCGCGCGATGGAACTCAACGAACGGCTGCGCACCCGGACCCGCGGCCACTGGACCGCGGCCGCGCTGCTGCGGGCCGCCTCCGCCGACGGCCACGCCGCCCTCGGCCGGCCCGAGGCGGGCATCCTCGAACCGGGCGCGCCCGCAGATCTGGCGACCGTCGCCCTGGACTCCGTCAGAACAGCGGGGCCGGTGCCGAGGCTGGCTGCCGAGACGGCCGTATTCGCCGCCTCCGCGGCCGATGTGCGCCATACGGTGGTCGCCGGCCGTCACATCGTGCGCGACGGACACCACACGCTGGTCGACGACGTACCCGGAGCGCTCGCGAAAGCCGTCGCGGCCCTGCACCACTGAGCAGCGCGGCGCGCAGCACCCCGCCCCCACGCAAGGAGAGCAGCCCCCCGATGACGACGACCGCCCTCACCCACATCTCCGCACTGGTCACCAACGACCCCTCCCTCGGTGACGGTTCCCCCCTCGGACTGATCCAGGACGCGGCCGTCGTCATCGAGGGCGACCGGGTCGTCTGGACCGGTGAATCCAGCAAAGCACCCGCCACTGACAACGCCGTCGACGCGGCCGGCCGGGCCGTGATCCCCGGCTTCGTCGACTCCCACTCGCACCTCCTCTTCGCGGGCGACCGGACCCAGGAGTTCAACGCCCGGATGTCAGGGCGGGCCTACAGCGCGGGCGGCATCCGCACCACCGTCGCCGCCACCCGCGCCGCCACCGACGAGGAACTCGACGCCAACGTCGCCCGCTACCTCGCCGAGGCGCTGCGCCAGGGCACCACGACCTTCGAGACCAAGTCCGGCTACGGCCTCACCGTCGAGGACGAGGCCCGCGCCCTGCGCATCGCGGCCCGCCACACCGACGAGGTCACCTTCCTGGGCGCCCACATCGTCTCCCCGGACTACGCCGACGACCCGGCCGGCTACGTCGACCTGGTCACCGGCCCGATGCTCGACGCCTGCGCTCCGTACGCCCGCTGGATCGACGTCTTCTGCGAGCGGGGCGCCTTCGACGGCGACCAGGCCCGAGCCGTCCTCACCGCCGGCCGCGCCAAGGGCCTGCACCCCCGCGTCCACGCCAACCAGCTCGGCCACGGACCGGGTGTCCAGCTCGCGGTGGAACTCGACGCGGCCTCCGCCGACCACTGCACCCACCTCACCGACGCGGACATCGACGCCCTGGCCCAGTCCGCCACCGTCGCCACGCTGCTGCCCGGCGCCGAGTTCTCCACCCGCGCCGCCTGGCCCGACGCGCGCCGCATCCTCGACGCGGGCGCCACCGTCGCCCTCTCCACGGACTGCAACCCGGGCTCCTCGTTCACCTCGTCCATGCCGTTCTGCGTCGCGCTCGCCGTGCGCGACATGGGCATGACCCCCGACGAGGCCCTCTGGTCGGCCACCGCGGGCGGTGCCGCGGCCCTGCGGCGTACCGACATCGGGCGCATCGTCCCCGGGGCCCGCGCGGACCTGGTGGTGCTGGACGCGCCCAGCCACGTCCACCTCGCCTACCGGCCCGGCGTGCCGCTGGTGCACCAGGTCTGGCGGCGCGGCGAGCGCACCGGCCCGCGCCACGCCGGCTGATACGGGCTCAGCAACGCGGAAGGACCTGCCCCTTGACCGGGGCAGGTCCTTTGTCCGGCAGTCCTCACGGGCGCGCCGTGAGGTGCCCGCTCATTCCTCCAGGGTCAGGCCCTTGCGGAGCTTGACCAGGGTGCGGGAGAGCAGCCGCGAGACGTGCATCTGCGAGATGCCGAGCTCCTCGCCGATCTCCGACTGCGTCATGTTGGCGACGAACCGGAGCGAGAGGATGGTCCGGTCGCGGCCGGGCAGCGAGGCGATCAGCGGCTTCAGGGACTCGACGTACTCGATGCCTTCGAGTCCGTGGTCCTCGTAACCGATCCGGTCGGCCAGCGCGCCGTCGTTCTCGTCCTCCTCGGGCTTGGCGTCCAGCGAGCTCGCGGTGTACGCGTTGCTCGCGGCCATGCCCTCGACGACTTCTTCGTTGCTGATGCCCAGGCGGTCGGCGAGCTCGCCCACGGTGGGCGCTCGGTCCAGCTGCTGGGCGAGCTCGTCGCCCGCCTTGGCCAGGTCGAGCCGCAGCTCCTGCAGGCGGCGCGGCACGCGCACGGACCAGCTGGTGTCGCGGAAGAAGCGCTTGATCTCACCGACGATCGTCGGCATCGCGAAGGTCGGGAACTCGACGCCCCGGCTCAGCTCGAAGCGGTCGATCGCCTTGATCAGGCCGATGGTGCCGACCTGGACGATGTCCTCCATCGGTTCGCTGCGGGAGCGGAACCGGGAGGCGGCGAACTTGACCAGGGCCATGTTCAGCTCGACGAGCGTGTTGCGTACGTAGGAGTACTCGTGGGTGCCCTCTTCGAGGGACTCGAGCCGGGCGAAGAGCGTCTTGGAGAGCGCCCTGGCGTCCAGCGCGCCCATCTCGGATGCGGGCGGGATCTCGGGAAGGTCCACGAGTCCGCCGGTGGTGCTCCCGGTAACGCCGTACTCACTGCGGGTGGTGCTGGTGGTGCGGGTGGTGCTCGAGCGCGTGCCGTCCGGGACGGCCGCGGCAGGGGAGTCGGATTCGGTCAGTCCCTGAGGACATGCTGACGTCGCGTTGCGGGTACGCGGTTCGTCGAGCCGGGGTGACATGGTCTCCTCCATCGTTCTCGGCATATGGCTGCCGATGCCCATACGTGTTCCTGCGGTGAAGCGGCGCCTCCAAAGCCGGCCATGTTTTTTGGTGTCCCCTACCCTTACCCGGTCCGTATGGGTCGTTACAAGCTCCAATTACCGCTAAATGTCCGGTTTGTTGAGGTCTTCGGCTACCGCGTGGCGCACGGAACGCGTACTGTTTCAAGAACGTCAGCGACAGCTGCAACGCATCTGCATGCACATTGATGCAGACAGTGACGATCGGTAAAGAGGGACGGGCATGGACCGCGGGACGGTCGGCAGTGCGAACCGGGGTCGGCTTCAGGTCGATGCCCGCACGGTGGGCCGCAGTGAGGTTGTGACGCCGGTGGGTGAGCTCGATCACCACACGGCCGACCTGCTGCGCGAGCCCCTGGAGAGCGCGGTCGAGCAAGGGCGCGCGCGCCTGGTGGTGGACTGCTCGGGACTCGATTTCTGTGATTCCACCGGGCTGAACGTGCTGCTCGGTGCCCGCCTCAAGGCGGAGGCGGCCGGGGGAGGGGTCCATTTGGCCGGAATGCAGCCGGTGGTGGCGCGCGTATTCGAGATCACCGGGGCCGAGGCGGTTTTCACCGTTCACGGCTCCCTCGAAGAGGCCCTGGAAGACTGACCGCGGTGCGTTTCGACTCCCCGTACGTCCCGCGTGTTGCTCGTGTCACGCGATCCGCGTAGCCGAAGTGGGTGTTGTCACGATTCCCCCGGGCAGGAGACACCCCGGTGAGTCATCCCGGCGAACCACACGTTCCGTGTCCGTATCGGCGTCTCTGTCTGAGTTCGTATGTGTATTCGTATCTGTATCTGTTCAATGGCGACATGGTGAATCGGTGAGGTGAAGCGCTGATGAGCACCACCCGGCAGCATCCGCCGGGCGACCTCGGCCGCGAGCCGGAGGGCGCCGGCGAGGGTGCGCGTGCCGACGCGGGCTCCCGTGCGGACGAGGGCGTCGGCGCTTCCTCCGAGGGCGCGGCCCGTCCGGGCGAGCGGCAGTGGCGCACGCTGTCCCTGCGGCAGGTCAGCGGCATCGTGCCGACGGCCCGCGATTTCGCCCGTACGGCGCTCCAGGAATGGGGCTGGCTGCCCGCATCGAGCGCCGACCGCCGGGCGGCCGCCGAGGACGTCCTGCTGGTCGTCTCCGAGCTGGTCACCAACGCGTGCCTGCACGCGGAGGGCCCCGACGAGCTGCGTATCGGCTGCACGCCCAAGGCGTTGCGCGTCGAGGTCGTCGACGGCGGCGCGGGACAGCCCGCCCCGCGCACCCCGCACCGGGCCGGCCGGCCCGGCGGGCACGGCATGTTCATCGTGCAGCGGCTCTGCCTGGACTGGGGAGTCGTACGGGTGCCGGGCGAACCCGGCAAGACCGTCTGGGCGGAGCTGGCCGCCCCCGCATAGCCGACGCGGGTCTCCCCGTCCGCCCAGGGCTGTACCCCCTGGGCCCCACGCACCTCGAAGAGCGCGCCGGATCGGCGCGCTCTTTGTCTTCCCTCCACAAGGCCCCGGGCGTACCTTGAGCGCCAAATCTGATGTGTCGTCAGCTATTTGGGCCGCACGGAAGCGGCGCACGGCGACTCCCGGCATGAGGGGAATTCGAGGTGTCGTACCAGAAGCGAACAGCTCTCGCGCTGGCGTCCGGGCTGGCGGGGGCGGTGGTGCTGATGGCCGCGCCCGCCGCCCACGCGACGGTCGTCGACGTCAACTACAAGTGCAAGACCCCGATCGGGGACAAGGCCGCCGTGTCGCCCATCGACATCAAGAGCGTCAAGAGCGGCGGCGGCTACAAGCTCACCATGTCCTTCCAGAAGGGCGTCTCCTCCAGCCCGGTCGAACTGGGCAAGGGCGCGATGAACCCCAGCGCGGTGATCAAGGTGGGCGGCGCCGACCCCGGCCAGGTCCAGGTGGCCGGAGCGGCCAACTCCGCCGCGATCCCGGCCAACAGCCCCATCAAGATCAGTGACCTGTCGGGCACCTACACCCCGAAGAAGAGCGGCAAGGTCGACTTCACCGCCGGAGTGCTCACCATCAAGGCACTCGGTACGACGACGACCTGCACCCCGTCCAACAACCCGGGCCCCTCGCTCTCCCTCGACGTCAAGGCCGCGGGCGGAAGCGGGGGCGGCGGCGGGCAGAGCACGCCGGACGGCGGGAGCTCCCTGCCGAAGACCGGACCGCTCGACTCGGCGGTCGCGCTCGGCACGCTCGGCGGGACGGTGCTGCTGACCGGCGCCGCCGGGGTGCTCTGGCTGACCAGGCGCGGGCAGCGGGCCGCGGGCTGACTCCCCGCGAACCGCAGCCGCCGTCACGCACCAGGGAGCCGCCCATGCCGCCGTTGACCGGTCATCTCACCCGCTTCGCCCCAGGGCGTGTCCGCGAAGTCCCGTCATCGCGCCGACGACTGGCACACGCGCTCGCCGTACCGCTGCTCGCCGCCCTGTGGTGGACCGACGCCACGACCGGGCCGGCCGGTGCGACCGAGCACCCGGCCGCCCCGGCGTGGACGGCGCAGCCCTCGGCCAACGGCGCCGGCCGGGACGGCGGCAGACCGTACTTCTACCTGGAGGGCCTGCCCGGCAGCGTCCTCCAGGACCGTCTCTCGGTCACCAACCCGGGCCCGGACCCGCTGACCGTACGGCTGCGCGGCGCCGACGCGTACAACACCGCGAAGGGCGGCTTCGCGGTACGCGGCGCGCACGGTTCCACCGGCACCGGGGCCTGGCTGCGGACGGCCACCGACAAGGTGACCGTGCCCGGCCGGACCCGCGCCGAGGTGCCCGTGTCCGTCACGGTGCCCGGCGACGCGCTGCCCGGTGACCACCCGGGCGCGATCGTCGCCGAGAGCGGCGGCCGCTCGGTGGGCGTCCGGGTCCAGCTGCGGGTCGGCGGGCCGACGCTGGCAGCGCTCACGGTCGAGGACGTCTCGGTGTCCGGCGGCACCATCCACTACACGCTGGTCAACCGGGGCAACGCGGTCCTCGCGCCCCGGCTCGCGGTCAGCGCCGACGGGGTGTTCGGCACGCTGCTGCGGCGCGACGCCCGCACGCTGCCCGTCGAGCTGCTGCCCGGTCAGCGGGCCCGGCTCACCGAACCGTGGCGGGACACCCCCGCCCTCGACTCCGCCACCGTCCGGCTGCGCGTGAGCGCGGCGGGCGGCGCGCACGACGAGGCGACGGCCCCGGCGCTCTTCGTCCCGTGGGTGCCGGTCACCGGGGGCGGGCTGCTGCTCCTGGCCGGGGCCGCAGCGGCCGCGTACGCCTACCGGCGGCGGGCGGCACGGCGCGGCGGGCCCGACGCCGGGGCCGCGCCGTCCCCTGACCTGCAACAGCACTCCGACGAGAGGCACTTGGTGAAGGCGGGAGCGGAATCGTGACTGGACGGACCGGACCGGCGGCACTCCGGAGCGACGGCCGCGGGCGGGCGGCCCCGCTGCCTGCCGCCCTGCTCGCCGCGTTGCTGGCCGCGATACTGCCCGCCCTGCTGCTGACCGCGGCCGGCGCCCACGCCGCCGGCCGCAGTGCGGCGGACCCGAAACCGGCGGTCACGCTCTCCGGGAAGCAGGCGGGCAAGGGCGGCGAGATCACGGTCAAGGGCACCGGCTGGCGGGCGGACACCCTGCTGATGATGCTGGTCTGCGGGCAGTCCAGCCCCGCGCGCGGGGTGATCGGCGGCACCAACTCCTGTGCCAACGCCGACGGCCGGGCCGTCACCACCGACTCCAAGGGCGCGTTCAGCAAGAAGCTGCCGGTCGCGGAGCCGCCCGTGCCGTGCCCCTGCGTGGTGCACGTCGCCACCGTCACCGGGGACCAGTCCGTGGCCGACGCCGTGTTCGTCGTCGCCGGACACCCCGTCGCCGCCCTGCCCAAGGAGGACGGGAACGGCAAGCTCGCCGTCCTCGCCACCACCCGGCTGGAGGGCGACAGCGGGATCCTCACCTGGTTCGGCGCCCCGCCGTCCCGCCGCCTCGTGCTCACCGTCGGCAATCTGGGCTCCGCCGCGGTCAAGGACCCGGTCTTCCAGGTCGGCACCGCGCACGGCGTCTACGCCCCGCAATGGGAGGAGCGGCAGTGGCGCGGCACCATCGAGCCCGGCCGCAAGGCGCGGATCGAGCTGCCCGTCGAGCTGACCGCCGGCGCCCACGGGGACTACCAGGTCTCGCTGAAGTACGGCACCAAGGTGCTGGCCGAACAGCCGTGGGGGGTCGGCCGGCCCTGGGGCGTGACGCTCTTCTGGATCCTGCTCTGCCTCGTCGTGCCCGCCGCCGTGTTCCGCATCGGCATGGCGGTCGTCGACAAGGTACGGCCGCGCTCCGCGCACGCGGCGGCCCGGCCGCGCCGGCGCCCGGACCGGTTCGCCGATGTGACGGCCCGGCTGCCGGGGCTGCGGCGGACACCCGCACCGTCCGAGGGCCCCGCGCCCTCGGCGGGCGCGGGCTCCACCACGGCCGCGCTGCCGTGGTTCACCCCTGATTCCGCACCGTCAGAGCACAGACCGACGACGAAGGGACATTCGTGAGTACGCAACGCAGGACGGTCGCGGCGGGAGTCGCGATGATGATCGGCGGGGCGGGCATGCTGCTGGCCGCGAGCCCTGCCCAGGCCGCCGACATCTCGTACAAGACGGAGTGCATCCCGCCGGCCATCTCCGGACTGCCGCCGGTGGAGGGCACCACACAGGTCCAGCTGACCGCACCCGCCGAGGCGAAGGTCGGGGACACCGTCGAGGTGGTGTGGAAGACGGTCGCGGCCGCCTCCAAGAACCCCGATGTCCTCGACCTGGACAAGGACACGGTCCAGCCGACCGGCACGATCAAGCTGGGCGGCGCCGCCACCGGCGATCTGAAGATGGAGGGACCGAGGCAGAACCCGGCGATCCCCAAGAACTCCGCGATGATCCTTTCGGACATGAAGGGCTCGCTGAAGCTGGAGAAGGCGGGTGACCTGACGCTGACGCCGGACGCGTACAACATCAACGTCTCCAAGCCCATCTCCACCGACACCAAGTGCACCCCCAAGGAGACGGTGAAGCCGGGCGCGACGATCAAGGTCACGGACGGCGGCGGCGGCACCACGGACGGCGGTACGGACGCCGGTGGCACCACCGACGGAGGCACCACCGACGGCGGCACCGACGCCGGTGGCACCGACGCCGGTGGCACCGACGCCGGTGGCACCACCGACGGCGGCACGAACGCCGGTGGTACGGACGCGGGCGGCACCGACACCGGCGGCTCTGACGCCGGCGGCGCCACCTCGGGTTCCGGCGGGACCGGCGGGGCCACCGACTTCCCGGGGAAGGAGGTCGCCGTCAACTTCACCTGCAAGTCGCCGGGGCCGCCCGACATCGCGGGCAAGGTGACGATCAACGCGAAGAAGAGCGGCGGCAGCTACGGGCTCACGGTCAAGACCGCCAAGGGCGTCATGAACAGCCCTGCGGACCTGCCGGCCGGTGCGCTCAAGCCGTCCATGCAGATCGTCATCGGCGGGGCCGACAAGGGCTCCGTGAAGGTCACCGGGCCCGGCAACCCCGACCCCCTGAAGACGGGCAAGCCGGTCGACCTGCCCGACATGTCCGGCACCTACAAGCCGGGTGCCTCCGGCAAGTCCACCCTCACCCCGGGCACCCTGACGATCGACGTCACGCTCGGCGCCTCGAAGATCAACATTCCGTGCACGGTCAAGGGCGCCACCAAGGCGTCGCTCGAACTCGACACCACCGCCCAGCAGGGCGGCGCCTCCGGCGGTGACACCAGCGGCTCCGGCGGAGCCGCTGCCGCGGCGGGCGGCGGTACGGCCTCCGGCGGCGGTCTCGCGGCCACCGGTGCCGAGGACAACGGCGCCCTGCGCGCACTCGGCCTGGTCGCCGGTACGGCGATCCTGCTGGGCGGCGCGGTGTTCACGTTCACCCCGTGGCGCAGGCTGCGCTCCGGCCGGTGAGCTGAGGCGGACATACGGCAGGGGCCGCCGCACCCGTGGAATCGGTGCGGCGGCCCCTGCCTGTGGAGCGGTGAGGTCAGCTCGCGTCGCCCATGTGCTGCGTGACCTTCCTGCGGTACATCCAGATGCCGACACCGGCGATGACCGCGAGGACGGCCTCGAAGGCGACGGCCCCGGTGGTGTTCAGGTCGACGCCCAGCTGCGGGGAGGTGAGCAGACCGGTCACCGAGTCGCCCGCGGTGACGGCGAGGAACCAGACACCCATCATCTGGGAGCTGTACTTCGCCGGGGCCATCTTCGTGGTGACCGACAGGCCGACCGGCGAGAGGCAGAGCTCCGCGACGGTCTGGATGAAGTAGATCGCCACCAGCCACATCGGGCTGACCCGGCCGCCGTTGGCGGCGGTGTCGATCAGCGGGATCATGAAGACGACGAAGGAGATGCCGATCAGCACGAGGCTGGACGCGAACTTGACGGCGGTGCTCGGCTCCTTGCC contains:
- the hutU gene encoding urocanate hydratase; the protein is MSGPRPVRAPRGTELSALGWQQEAALRMLQNNLDPEVAEHPDKLVVYGGTGKAARDWRSFDAMVRTLRTLKQDETMLVQSGRPVGVMQTHEWAPRVLIANSNLVGDWANWEEFRRLEALGLTMYGQMTAGSWIYIGTQGILQGTYETFAAVAAKKFGGTLAGTITLTAGLGGMGGAQPLAVTMNDGVAICIDVDPRAIERRIEHRFLDVRADSLEHALQLAVEARDARKPLSIGLLGNAAELLPRMLAEGAPVDIVTDQTSAHDPLAYLPAGVDFDDMAHYAAEKPADFTVRARESMAKHVEAMVGFMDAGAEVFDYGNSIRGEAQLAGYGRAFDFPGFVPAYIRPLFCEGKGPFRWAALSGEASDIRKTDKALLELFPENESLHRWIKMAGERVQFQGLPARICWLGYGERDRAGERFNDMVASGELAAPLAIGRDHLDCGSVASPYRETEAMLDGSDAIADWPLLNAMVNVASGASWVSIHHGGGVGMGRSIHAGQVSVADGTKLAGEKIRRVLTNDPGMGVIRHVDAGYDIADSVASDKGVRVPMREGEA
- a CDS encoding allantoate amidohydrolase, which produces MWRELAPIGRHPDSGGYRRYAWTAADTDCRAWFRAQAEARGLALETDRNGNQWAWLGDPLAGDAVVTGSHLDSVPDGGAFDGPLGVVSSFAALDELRDRGVEFTRPLAITNFGDEEGARFGLACVGSRLAAGQLTVEAAHRLRDGDGVTLPQAMEAAGHDPDAIGPDPERLARIGAFVELHVEQGRALDLTGDPVGIASAIWPHGRWRFDFRGEANHAGTTRLADRRDPMLTYAETVLAARREAELAGALATFGKIAVEPNGVNAIPSLVRGWLDSRAADQDTLDTVVTGIERAAREHAERAGIDLDVVRESFTPVVEFQHALRDELGTILKGAARGNGGAAPVLGTGAGHDAGILSASAPTAMLFVRNPTGISHSPAEYAAEDDCVAGVIALADVLEGLACR
- a CDS encoding formimidoylglutamate deiminase translates to MTTESTTQPTAQPTGRPVTATYWLSHAWLGTHVEPGVVLEVSDGLIAGVRTGVDSPPPGATVLRGLTLPGLANTHSHAFHRALRSTVQVGSGTFWTWRETMYQVAARLTPETYYELARAVYAEMALAGITAVGEFHYLHHAPGGTPYSDPNAMGVALIEAAREAGIRITLLDTAYLAAGFGRRPSQYLKPDRHQLRFSDTTADAWAERASLLKGDEHALIGAAVHSVRAVPADQLATVAAWAQERRAPLHVHLSEQTAENDACLAAHGRTPTRLLADHGVLGPRTTGVHNTHLTDEDIALIGSTATGTCMCPTTERDLADGIGPAVALQRAGSPLSLGSDSHAVIDLFEEARAMELNERLRTRTRGHWTAAALLRAASADGHAALGRPEAGILEPGAPADLATVALDSVRTAGPVPRLAAETAVFAASAADVRHTVVAGRHIVRDGHHTLVDDVPGALAKAVAALHH
- the hutI gene encoding imidazolonepropionase; this encodes MTTTALTHISALVTNDPSLGDGSPLGLIQDAAVVIEGDRVVWTGESSKAPATDNAVDAAGRAVIPGFVDSHSHLLFAGDRTQEFNARMSGRAYSAGGIRTTVAATRAATDEELDANVARYLAEALRQGTTTFETKSGYGLTVEDEARALRIAARHTDEVTFLGAHIVSPDYADDPAGYVDLVTGPMLDACAPYARWIDVFCERGAFDGDQARAVLTAGRAKGLHPRVHANQLGHGPGVQLAVELDAASADHCTHLTDADIDALAQSATVATLLPGAEFSTRAAWPDARRILDAGATVALSTDCNPGSSFTSSMPFCVALAVRDMGMTPDEALWSATAGGAAALRRTDIGRIVPGARADLVVLDAPSHVHLAYRPGVPLVHQVWRRGERTGPRHAG
- a CDS encoding RNA polymerase sigma factor SigF; its protein translation is MSPRLDEPRTRNATSACPQGLTESDSPAAAVPDGTRSSTTRTTSTTRSEYGVTGSTTGGLVDLPEIPPASEMGALDARALSKTLFARLESLEEGTHEYSYVRNTLVELNMALVKFAASRFRSRSEPMEDIVQVGTIGLIKAIDRFELSRGVEFPTFAMPTIVGEIKRFFRDTSWSVRVPRRLQELRLDLAKAGDELAQQLDRAPTVGELADRLGISNEEVVEGMAASNAYTASSLDAKPEEDENDGALADRIGYEDHGLEGIEYVESLKPLIASLPGRDRTILSLRFVANMTQSEIGEELGISQMHVSRLLSRTLVKLRKGLTLEE
- a CDS encoding STAS domain-containing protein encodes the protein MDRGTVGSANRGRLQVDARTVGRSEVVTPVGELDHHTADLLREPLESAVEQGRARLVVDCSGLDFCDSTGLNVLLGARLKAEAAGGGVHLAGMQPVVARVFEITGAEAVFTVHGSLEEALED
- a CDS encoding ATP-binding protein; its protein translation is MSTTRQHPPGDLGREPEGAGEGARADAGSRADEGVGASSEGAARPGERQWRTLSLRQVSGIVPTARDFARTALQEWGWLPASSADRRAAAEDVLLVVSELVTNACLHAEGPDELRIGCTPKALRVEVVDGGAGQPAPRTPHRAGRPGGHGMFIVQRLCLDWGVVRVPGEPGKTVWAELAAPA
- a CDS encoding peptidase, encoding MSYQKRTALALASGLAGAVVLMAAPAAHATVVDVNYKCKTPIGDKAAVSPIDIKSVKSGGGYKLTMSFQKGVSSSPVELGKGAMNPSAVIKVGGADPGQVQVAGAANSAAIPANSPIKISDLSGTYTPKKSGKVDFTAGVLTIKALGTTTTCTPSNNPGPSLSLDVKAAGGSGGGGGQSTPDGGSSLPKTGPLDSAVALGTLGGTVLLTGAAGVLWLTRRGQRAAG